The Gammaproteobacteria bacterium nucleotide sequence CCGATTGGCATGCCTATTCTCGAACCATGTTGAATGCGGATGATGATGACGATTGGCTCGATTATTCTGATAAAGCCCACGGTTGGTATCGCAGTGCGAATCTAAAAGAAGGGCGGTTGCAATCTTGCCTTTATATTGCACCTCAAAGTTCGTTCGGGAAATCGCTGCCCCAGCGCGACTGGTTAATAGAACTGTTTGCCAAAGACCAACTCAACGATGTTGAGCGCATGTCCCTGCTTGCTGGCAAACCCGGCACACCACGTAAGGATGTTGGTCGCACCATTTGTTCCTGTTTTGATGTCGGTGAAAAAACCATTATCGAAGCAATAAGCAAAGAGGGTGTAGACAGTGTTAAAGGCTTAGGTGAAAAACTCAAAGCAGGCACCAATTGTGGGTCATGTATTCCAGAGCTCGATGCGCTGCTTAAAGCACACGCTTGAATATGTGAGATCTTTGGATCACCGCCAATTTTGACCGATTGAACCTCCTCTGGTTTAACGGACCATTAACCAGCGGCTGACGCCGACCCTTTGTCCCACAGTGAACCGTCTTAGCACCCTGTCTTTGACAAATGATTTGATGTTCCATGTTATCGAAATTATTCGATACCGAAACGGTAGCAGAGCATAGGCAATAATCGCTGTATACTGGTACAGATTTTTTTAGATATGGAGCATTGAGCGATGAAAGATATGACTCATGGTAGACATAGTAAAACTATAATTGCCCTCATACCATTAGTCGTCACGTTGGCGATGATGTTCAGCGCATCAGCTATTGCTGAGACTGAGACCAAAGCAACCTTGACAACTATTCTTGCCGGTGAGCATAGGCTCGATGCCAATAAAGCGCGTGATAAGTATCGACATCCGTTAGAGACGCTATCCTTTTTTGATATAAAAAATGATATGACTGTTGTTGAGATCTCACCCGGTGGCGGTTGGTACACCGAAATACTGGCGCCTTTGTTAAAAGACAAAGGCATTTTCTATGCAGCAGGATTTGATCCTGATTCTTCCATCGAGTATTTTCAAAAAAATGCAAAATACTTTGAAGAAAAAATGAAATCCAATGAGGTGTATAGCAAAGTTAATATCACCGTTCTCGCGCCGCCGGAAAAAACAGTCATTGCACCGCCTGGCTCTGTAGATAGAGTGCTGACATTTCGTAACATCCATAACTGGATGAGTGGCGGTTATGTTGACGACGTTTATAAAGCGATATATACAGCATTGAAACCAGGCGGCATTTTGGGCGTAGTTGAACATCGTGGCAACCCAAAAATTCAACAAGACCTGAAAGCAGTCTCAGGCTATGTTAATCAAGACTACGCTATCAAGCTCGCTGAAAAATCAGGCTTCAAGTTTGTTGGTAGTTCAGAAATAAACGCAAACCCGAAAGACACTAAAGACCATCCAAAAGGTGTCTGGACATTACCGCCATCATTAAAACTGCAAGATAAAGATCGCGATCAATACCTGGCGATAGGGGAGAGTGACCGCTTTACTCTGAAGTTTATTAAACCTAAGGAATAATGCTGTTGATGGCATGAGGGATATAAATAGGTTTGGCTTGTTTGCCAACACTACTCTAGCTCAAATAATCGAATTTTTCTGTCATAATAAATTCTCCTGACAGCATTAGGTTACACACTAAAAGGATTGACACAAAATTCCTAACACTCCCATTCAAAACATACTTTCGCTATTGCTTGCTTTTAATTTCTCTCGCTAACTCTTTGGCTTTGAGTAATATTTCAGCAGTGCGCCAGTCGATATGCTTGCTTGATGCTAAATATTTTTGCGTGGTAGTCACTCACTCTCATATCGACAAACAGTTTGATACACTGCCATCTTGAGTAAATTTACAGCCTATGGTTGGTAGTTGCAAGGTTAAGTAATATGTCAGTTCGTTTAATGAATTTACGTTCTGTTCCAGAGGATGAAGCAGAAGAGATACGACAACTGTTGACTGAGCAGGGGTTTGATTTTTATGAGACACCTGGAGGGCGCTGGGGTATTTCCAGCCCGGGTCTATGGCTGCGTGATGAGAGTGATTTGGATAGTGCAAAAGCAGTGTTGGAAAACTACCAGGTAGAACGCTATCAGCGTGTGCGAGCTGAATATGACGAACTAAAAAAAATAGGCATGCAGCGTACCTGGATTGATATGGTTGTTGAGTCTCCGGGGCGGGTTATTTTTTATCTTGCCGTAGTGGGGTTTATTGTCTATTTTTCTATCATGCCGTTTTTGCGTTTTGGCGTATGACAAACAGGCTAAATAGTTAAAGATTTGTGATGATTGTTTGTTAAATAGCCTTTAATATTTTTGTTTTCATCTATGTTTTATGTTTGTGTAAGCTTCGATTAGGTTTTTGTCATATTAAATAATTTTTATGGAGATGGTTATGTCCTTACAACAGCAGCTGGATGAATTTAAAGTAGGCTTTGTTGCTAATACGCCGCCGGACGCGCAAGAAAAAATGGAGGCAGCTAAGCAAGCCTTGGCTGATTCTGGCATGTTATCTGGAGTACCAAAGGAAGGAGATACTCTGCCCGAGTTTACTTTGTCCAATCAACTTGGTAGCCCATTAACCTTATCGCAACTGCGTGCAAATGGACCGGTGTTGATTGTGTTTTATCGCGGTGGTTGGTGTCCTTATTGTAATCTTGAGCTTCGCGCTTATCAGGCTGCGTTAGATCGTATTAATGCTGCGGGGGCAATGTTGGTGGCGATTACGCCAGAGTTGGCCGATGAATCATTGAACACAATAGAGAAAAATTCGTTAGGTTTTCAGGTGTTGACGGACGACAATGCAAGCTATGCCCGACAGCTTGGTTTGGTGCATACCTTACCTGAGGAATTGCGGCCTATTTATGATGGGTTTGGTATTGACCTGCAAAAACACAACGGCAAAGGGCAATTTGATCTGCCGCTACCGGCAACCTATATTGTCGATACAGACGGCGTCATTGTTAAAGCCTTTGTCGATGTTGACTACACTCAACGTATGGAGCCTGAACAGGCGATTTTAGCTCTTGAGGCGATGATAACAGCCGCTTAGATGTGTTGTGACTCCCGGATGCCTGACAACGGGTGTCTGGGTATATCAGAGATTTCTGAGAGAGTGTTCTATTGATGATAGCGGTCAAGTTGTTGCAATGCCTGGTCGGCCATTTTTTTTGTGTAACGGTTAATCTTTTGGTGTGTTGGCATCCAGCCGAGTAGAAAGCGATAGAAATCGGCCCAGGCAATAGAATAAAGTTTTCGCCATTCACTTTCCAGGGCATCGACATCTACCCGATTTTGGTAAGTATTGAGAGCCATTTTCAGGGCATTAAAGTAGTAATCCAACAGTGTGGATTCATGGCGCTCGCATTCATTTTCATCAAGACAACTACTAAGCAAATAAACCACATCTTTTATACCACAGCCACCCCCGACATATTGAAAATCGACAGCGGCGACTTTCTTGCAGTCAGATGAAAAACAAAAATTTGCCAGCTTGGCATCGCCGTGTACTAAGGTTTGAAAACGACACTCATTGAGTCGTTTATCAATTGCTATGGCAGCGTGTTTAACAGCGCCATTGCGCATCGCTGTAAATTCTTCTGATCGAGTTGCTAAATGCCAATACGTGCCT carries:
- a CDS encoding DUF1679 domain-containing protein; its protein translation is MNEPWHQTVIAATGAKSATKQAVIQSLWSGYGEIIRVKLHDGNAPTCIVKHIKPPTTKQHPRGWNSDYGHQRKLRSYEVEATWYNDWSQRCDDHCRVPRCYTAEQFGDENIFVLEDIDASGFALRKHQLDMTGALPCLNWLAHFHAKFLNETPVGLWPTGTYWHLATRSEEFTAMRNGAVKHAAIAIDKRLNECRFQTLVHGDAKLANFCFSSDCKKVAAVDFQYVGGGCGIKDVVYLLSSCLDENECERHESTLLDYYFNALKMALNTYQNRVDVDALESEWRKLYSIAWADFYRFLLGWMPTHQKINRYTKKMADQALQQLDRYHQ
- a CDS encoding class I SAM-dependent methyltransferase produces the protein MMFSASAIAETETKATLTTILAGEHRLDANKARDKYRHPLETLSFFDIKNDMTVVEISPGGGWYTEILAPLLKDKGIFYAAGFDPDSSIEYFQKNAKYFEEKMKSNEVYSKVNITVLAPPEKTVIAPPGSVDRVLTFRNIHNWMSGGYVDDVYKAIYTALKPGGILGVVEHRGNPKIQQDLKAVSGYVNQDYAIKLAEKSGFKFVGSSEINANPKDTKDHPKGVWTLPPSLKLQDKDRDQYLAIGESDRFTLKFIKPKE
- a CDS encoding AhpC/TSA family protein, whose protein sequence is MSLQQQLDEFKVGFVANTPPDAQEKMEAAKQALADSGMLSGVPKEGDTLPEFTLSNQLGSPLTLSQLRANGPVLIVFYRGGWCPYCNLELRAYQAALDRINAAGAMLVAITPELADESLNTIEKNSLGFQVLTDDNASYARQLGLVHTLPEELRPIYDGFGIDLQKHNGKGQFDLPLPATYIVDTDGVIVKAFVDVDYTQRMEPEQAILALEAMITAA